A part of Reinekea thalattae genomic DNA contains:
- a CDS encoding YraN family protein has protein sequence MSNKPAHLTQGERSEQLAKEHLLNAGYQLIAQNFHSHFGEIDLICRDKNELIFVEVRFRSNPNFGSAASSVTKAKQKKIAKTAQYFILENPALNRLYMRFDVIGIDANNNIEWLQGAFQAAL, from the coding sequence ATGTCGAATAAGCCGGCTCACTTAACTCAGGGTGAGCGCAGCGAACAGCTGGCTAAAGAGCATTTATTAAATGCCGGTTACCAGCTGATCGCGCAAAACTTTCACTCGCACTTTGGTGAAATAGATCTAATTTGTCGTGACAAAAACGAATTAATATTTGTTGAAGTGCGCTTTCGTTCCAATCCAAACTTTGGCAGCGCCGCCAGCAGTGTCACCAAAGCAAAACAAAAAAAGATCGCAAAGACGGCACAATACTTTATATTAGAAAATCCAGCGCTGAACCGACTCTACATGCGGTTCGACGTCATTGGCATTGATGCCAACAATAACATTGAGTGGCTACAAGGAGCTTTTCAAGCAGCATTATGA
- a CDS encoding peptidoglycan D,D-transpeptidase FtsI family protein: MKQLSWRYMTIQILLLALLSVTVWRVVYLQVLQKDFLISEGTSRWQRVEVVTAPRGMLSDRYGKPVAVSTPVVSLWADPRELNKEDIPQLAKAAGVSEGTLRFRADQHRAFMYIRRQATPEQAEAVLDLGLKGVYGRPEYKRYYPAGEVAAQVVGFTNVDDKGQEGIELAFEQQLAGQAGKKEVIRDLLGRSVRDIGELAAAQPGNNLNLTIDLRLQYLAYRELKSAIARTGASSGSVVMMDVHSGEVLALVNQPGYNPNDRSSITPEALRNRAVTDVYEPGSIMKPFTMAIALEQGLVSPDSAINTSPGRLRLGRFTIRDFRDYGTLTATEVIQKSSNVGIVKIAKDLDRDVFWQTLYDFGLGTTAGVGFPGEASGSLPNPMRWDEVRQGALAYGYGLSVSPILMAQAYATLANDGKRVHAKLIQGISPFDDDQQVVSKTTANQVIDMMKTVVEPGGTARQAKLDWYSVAGKTGTSHKVGAEGYEDAKYVSSFVGIAPANDPQIVTVVFINEPPQDSYYGGEIPASIFNGLMSQALPLLNIPSDQSPLARGAL, encoded by the coding sequence ATGAAGCAACTCAGTTGGCGTTACATGACTATCCAAATACTGTTGCTGGCATTGCTGTCAGTGACGGTTTGGCGCGTCGTGTATTTGCAGGTGTTGCAGAAAGACTTTCTGATCTCGGAAGGCACATCGCGCTGGCAGCGAGTTGAAGTCGTTACTGCGCCGCGAGGCATGTTGTCTGATCGTTACGGAAAACCCGTTGCGGTGAGTACGCCGGTTGTGTCTTTGTGGGCAGACCCTAGAGAATTGAATAAAGAAGACATTCCGCAATTGGCGAAAGCGGCAGGTGTCAGTGAAGGCACATTGCGCTTTAGAGCCGATCAACACCGAGCCTTTATGTATATTCGTCGCCAAGCGACACCGGAACAAGCTGAGGCGGTTTTAGATTTAGGTTTGAAAGGCGTTTACGGCCGCCCCGAATACAAACGTTATTATCCTGCCGGTGAAGTTGCCGCTCAGGTGGTTGGCTTTACCAATGTTGATGACAAAGGCCAAGAAGGAATAGAGCTGGCATTTGAGCAGCAGTTGGCAGGACAGGCAGGGAAAAAAGAAGTGATTCGGGATTTGCTTGGTAGGTCGGTTCGCGACATTGGCGAATTGGCAGCGGCTCAACCCGGCAATAATTTGAATTTAACTATCGACTTGAGGCTGCAATATCTCGCCTATCGAGAGTTAAAATCAGCAATAGCAAGAACCGGAGCCAGCTCCGGTTCTGTGGTTATGATGGATGTGCACAGCGGCGAAGTCTTAGCGCTGGTTAATCAGCCTGGCTACAACCCAAACGACCGTTCCAGCATTACACCAGAAGCGCTGCGGAACCGAGCGGTCACCGATGTTTATGAGCCCGGCTCGATTATGAAACCCTTTACTATGGCGATTGCTTTAGAGCAGGGATTAGTCAGCCCAGACAGTGCTATCAATACTAGTCCTGGGCGTTTGCGCTTAGGTCGTTTTACGATTCGTGATTTTAGAGATTACGGCACATTGACGGCAACCGAAGTGATTCAAAAATCGTCCAATGTCGGCATCGTCAAAATTGCAAAAGATTTAGATCGCGACGTGTTTTGGCAAACGCTTTACGACTTTGGTTTGGGCACTACCGCAGGCGTAGGCTTCCCAGGTGAAGCTTCAGGTTCTTTGCCAAACCCAATGCGTTGGGATGAAGTACGTCAAGGCGCGCTGGCTTATGGTTATGGTTTATCTGTTTCACCGATCTTAATGGCGCAGGCTTACGCGACGCTCGCTAATGATGGCAAGCGTGTGCATGCCAAGCTCATTCAAGGTATTTCGCCGTTTGATGATGATCAGCAGGTGGTTTCCAAAACCACGGCTAACCAAGTTATCGATATGATGAAAACGGTTGTTGAACCTGGTGGTACCGCTCGCCAAGCGAAGCTCGACTGGTACTCGGTGGCGGGTAAAACCGGCACCAGCCATAAGGTTGGTGCAGAAGGTTATGAAGATGCGAAATATGTTTCTTCTTTTGTTGGTATTGCACCGGCTAACGATCCGCAGATTGTCACCGTCGTGTTTATTAATGAGCCGCCGCAAGACTCCTATTACGGTGGTGAAATTCCGGCGTCGATCTTTAACGGTTTAATGAGCCAAGCACTGCCGCTGTTGAATATTCCCAGTGATCAGTCTCCATTAGCAAGAGGAGCTTTATAA
- a CDS encoding D-sedoheptulose-7-phosphate isomerase yields MNPQNLIVEHIGQSLETFQMAAETLSDLMIHASDVMTECLLNDGKIAVCGMGVSGATAASFAVRMLSRFERERPGLPAIVLNSDGLMTSAISNFNGPADIYAHQIHSLCNERDILLLVSSTGTASALIKAIQAAHDQGTTVIALTGGTGGDVATLLADNDIELRIESERIGPVQLSHHLLLNCLVELIENTIFGSDL; encoded by the coding sequence ATGAATCCTCAAAACCTGATCGTTGAGCATATTGGTCAGTCGCTAGAAACATTCCAAATGGCGGCAGAAACACTCTCGGACCTGATGATACATGCCAGCGATGTGATGACAGAATGCTTGCTTAATGATGGAAAAATAGCCGTCTGCGGCATGGGCGTTTCTGGTGCAACCGCAGCCAGTTTTGCAGTACGCATGCTAAGCCGATTTGAACGCGAGCGACCTGGCCTGCCTGCCATCGTATTAAATAGCGACGGCCTAATGACCAGCGCCATTTCCAACTTCAATGGCCCTGCTGACATCTATGCCCATCAAATTCATTCTTTGTGTAACGAACGAGATATTCTTTTGCTGGTCTCGTCTACTGGTACTGCGTCGGCGTTGATTAAAGCCATTCAAGCAGCGCACGATCAAGGCACTACCGTTATCGCACTGACCGGCGGCACGGGCGGCGATGTCGCCACCTTGTTAGCAGATAACGATATTGAACTGCGTATTGAAAGCGAACGTATTGGACCAGTACAACTTAGCCATCACCTACTGCTCAACTGCCTAGTAGAGCTGATAGAAAACACCATCTTTGGGAGTGACCTATAA
- the rsmH gene encoding 16S rRNA (cytosine(1402)-N(4))-methyltransferase RsmH, which produces MSAPMTEQFSHETVLLHETVDALQPKDGVYIDGTFGRGGHTRLLLSKVSPNSTLIVFDKDPLAIAEAQSLKAEDDRVQIIQAGFAQMAQEIEQRGLSGQVDGILLDLGVSSPQLDDARRGFSFMSDGPLDMRMNPDTGMSAADWIANVREDDLANVLFQYGDERFSRRIAKGIVMARQQQAITRTLQLAEIIKASHPKWDHKKHPATKSFQAIRIFINGELDELDAVLQGSLKILKPGGRLAVISFHSLEDRAVKQFIRLQANGPELPPGLPVMESSIEKLLKPVGKAIKPSAQEVAVNVRSRSATLRIAERL; this is translated from the coding sequence ATGAGTGCGCCAATGACGGAGCAATTTTCACACGAAACCGTATTACTGCATGAGACAGTCGATGCGCTACAGCCAAAAGATGGCGTCTATATAGACGGCACCTTTGGTCGTGGCGGTCATACTCGGTTGTTGCTGTCGAAAGTTTCGCCAAATTCAACCCTAATCGTTTTTGATAAAGATCCGCTCGCCATCGCTGAAGCGCAAAGTTTAAAAGCAGAAGACGACCGCGTTCAGATTATCCAAGCAGGCTTCGCGCAAATGGCGCAAGAAATTGAGCAGCGCGGCTTGTCTGGTCAAGTCGATGGTATTTTGCTGGATCTTGGCGTGTCTTCACCGCAGTTGGATGATGCCAGGCGTGGCTTTAGCTTTATGTCCGACGGGCCATTGGATATGCGTATGAATCCAGACACTGGTATGAGTGCCGCCGATTGGATTGCCAATGTTCGCGAAGATGACTTAGCTAATGTTTTGTTTCAATACGGTGATGAGCGTTTTAGTCGGCGTATTGCTAAGGGCATTGTGATGGCTCGTCAGCAGCAAGCGATTACACGTACCTTGCAATTGGCTGAAATCATTAAGGCCTCGCACCCTAAGTGGGATCACAAAAAACACCCGGCAACGAAATCATTTCAGGCGATCCGTATCTTTATTAATGGTGAATTAGATGAGCTGGATGCAGTGCTGCAAGGTTCATTGAAAATATTAAAACCGGGCGGTCGATTGGCGGTGATTTCGTTTCACAGTTTAGAAGATCGAGCGGTTAAGCAGTTCATTCGTTTGCAGGCCAATGGGCCGGAATTGCCACCGGGCTTACCAGTGATGGAGTCAAGCATCGAGAAGCTATTGAAGCCGGTTGGCAAAGCAATTAAGCCGAGTGCGCAAGAGGTTGCTGTTAATGTGCGTTCGCGCAGTGCCACCCTAAGAATTGCGGAGCGGCTTTAA
- the ftsL gene encoding cell division protein FtsL gives MAAASPRLNLLLIAGLVALLLMTTFQIVAVTYQTRHQFASLEQMRDQLRAMQEEWGKLLLEESAFSSPSRVERIAREELNMVLPDVANTKQLQSLE, from the coding sequence ATGGCTGCGGCATCGCCACGATTGAATTTGCTGTTAATAGCAGGCTTGGTTGCGTTGCTGTTAATGACCACCTTCCAAATAGTCGCCGTGACTTATCAAACGCGACATCAGTTTGCGTCGTTAGAGCAGATGCGTGATCAGCTGCGAGCGATGCAAGAAGAGTGGGGCAAATTATTGTTGGAAGAAAGTGCGTTTTCTTCACCTTCTCGGGTTGAGCGAATTGCACGAGAAGAATTAAACATGGTGTTGCCGGACGTGGCAAACACAAAACAGTTACAAAGCTTGGAGTAA
- a CDS encoding DUF2333 family protein yields the protein MNAKLEQLWQSIREKIKFGRPSWMTVKASKGWKKPIGYSLIVILIIWVALAIYWSQEPKYQDVVSLAQRSVEQQGQTMVVGYTTAFTLKHLTDTLLNKPGGYLSNDVMPPSVFLDNMPNWEFGVVIQLRDLSRALRKDMSRSQSQSTEDVDLVEAEPLYHFNNDSWILPATEGEYRKAARYIDQYLQRLADPVEGDAQFYARADNLSSWLKDVETRLGSLSQRLSASVGQTRYNTDLAGERNASQSTPVSEQAQVKTPRFEVDNIFYEARGYSWALIHVLRAIEVDFADVLEDKTALVSLQQIIRELESTQETVWSPFIMNGSGFGMLANHSLVMANYISRANAAIIDLRELLDKG from the coding sequence ATGAACGCTAAGTTAGAGCAACTGTGGCAGAGCATTCGTGAAAAAATAAAGTTTGGTCGGCCAAGTTGGATGACGGTTAAGGCATCAAAAGGCTGGAAGAAGCCGATTGGCTATTCACTTATCGTTATCCTTATTATTTGGGTTGCACTGGCAATCTATTGGAGTCAGGAACCGAAGTACCAAGATGTGGTGAGCTTGGCGCAGCGCTCAGTTGAACAGCAGGGGCAAACCATGGTGGTTGGCTATACCACAGCATTTACCCTCAAGCATCTGACCGATACGTTGCTGAATAAGCCAGGTGGTTATTTGTCGAATGACGTCATGCCGCCATCGGTATTTTTAGATAACATGCCCAATTGGGAATTCGGCGTGGTTATCCAGCTGCGTGATTTATCACGCGCGTTGCGTAAAGACATGAGTCGTTCACAATCGCAGTCCACAGAAGATGTTGATTTGGTTGAAGCCGAGCCGCTGTATCATTTCAATAATGACAGCTGGATTTTGCCAGCAACTGAAGGTGAATACCGCAAAGCGGCACGCTATATCGATCAATATTTACAGCGCCTTGCCGACCCTGTTGAAGGTGATGCTCAGTTCTATGCTCGAGCAGATAATTTATCCAGCTGGTTAAAAGATGTAGAAACTCGCTTAGGTTCGTTATCTCAACGGCTTAGTGCCAGTGTTGGTCAAACACGCTATAACACCGATTTGGCTGGCGAACGTAATGCCTCGCAGTCAACACCGGTAAGCGAGCAAGCTCAGGTGAAAACGCCGCGCTTTGAAGTGGATAATATTTTTTATGAAGCCAGAGGCTATAGCTGGGCGCTTATCCATGTATTACGCGCCATCGAGGTCGATTTTGCCGATGTGCTAGAAGATAAGACCGCCTTGGTGAGTTTGCAGCAAATTATTCGTGAGTTGGAATCCACGCAAGAAACCGTTTGGTCGCCGTTCATTATGAATGGTTCTGGCTTTGGTATGTTGGCGAATCATTCGTTGGTGATGGCCAATTATATATCGCGGGCGAATGCCGCCATTATCGACTTAAGAGAGCTGCTTGATAAGGGCTGA
- a CDS encoding BON domain-containing protein encodes MINRTSPVRINQALSLIALSMVLALTSCATITSPFIEQPITTNPEERTMGEALDDKNTRARLQVNLTKYDARFRDANVDIHVNVGTVLLVGQVPEKSMISLATQLVSKDSQVKTIHNHLTAEPNLGVGVSSNDKWLAVKVRSQLFANDDFSDSSLDIVVEKGVVYIMGRVTQETANKAVAIAAEVGGVQKVVKVFQIIN; translated from the coding sequence ATGATCAATAGAACGAGCCCAGTACGAATCAACCAAGCACTGTCGCTGATCGCGCTGTCTATGGTGCTGGCTCTCACCAGCTGTGCGACCATTACCAGCCCTTTCATCGAACAGCCGATTACGACAAACCCAGAAGAACGCACCATGGGCGAAGCGTTAGATGACAAAAACACCCGCGCGCGGTTGCAGGTCAACCTTACCAAATACGATGCGCGTTTTCGTGATGCCAATGTCGACATCCACGTCAACGTTGGCACTGTGCTGTTGGTAGGCCAAGTACCTGAAAAATCAATGATCAGCCTCGCAACACAGCTGGTGAGCAAAGATAGCCAAGTGAAGACGATTCATAATCACCTAACGGCTGAACCCAACCTTGGCGTTGGCGTGAGCTCAAACGACAAATGGCTTGCCGTTAAAGTTCGCTCACAACTGTTTGCCAATGATGACTTTTCAGACTCCAGCCTCGACATCGTTGTCGAAAAAGGTGTGGTCTACATCATGGGCCGAGTGACGCAGGAAACCGCCAATAAGGCCGTTGCTATCGCCGCTGAAGTCGGTGGTGTGCAAAAGGTTGTTAAGGTATTCCAGATCATCAACTAA
- the aroQ gene encoding type II 3-dehydroquinate dehydratase: protein MATLLLLNGPNLNLLGRREPEIYGDTTLTDIVKQLTEQAQSLGHELSHLQSNHEGVIIDRIHQAMTDEIDFILINPGAFTHTSIAIRDALAGVNIPFIELHLSNVHAREEFRQHSYLSDLASGVIAGFGVNSYSLALTAADQLLK from the coding sequence ATGGCGACGTTATTGCTTCTAAACGGCCCTAATTTGAACTTATTAGGCCGCCGCGAACCGGAAATTTATGGTGACACCACGCTCACCGATATCGTCAAGCAACTCACCGAACAAGCCCAAAGCTTAGGCCATGAACTCAGCCACCTTCAATCAAATCATGAAGGTGTCATCATCGACCGTATTCATCAGGCCATGACCGATGAAATCGATTTTATCCTAATTAACCCTGGCGCCTTTACTCATACCAGCATTGCCATTCGCGATGCTCTAGCCGGTGTTAACATTCCGTTTATTGAACTGCACCTTTCGAATGTTCATGCACGGGAAGAATTTAGACAGCATTCTTATTTATCCGACCTTGCCAGTGGTGTCATCGCTGGCTTTGGCGTAAACAGCTATTCATTAGCACTGACAGCAGCCGACCAGCTGCTGAAATAA
- the mraZ gene encoding division/cell wall cluster transcriptional repressor MraZ: MALSDSVMLRGVHSLALDAKGRIAVPSRYRSMLEAASANQLVITIDTESKCLLIYPLSEWELVQEKISSLSSFNKAARRLQRLLLGYATDVEIDGSGRLLISGPLREHAELEKKVVLLGQGNKFELWSESIWQQTRDAYIAEAGSDATMTEELEQISL, encoded by the coding sequence ATGGCACTGAGCGATAGCGTTATGCTGCGTGGTGTTCACTCTTTGGCGTTAGACGCCAAGGGGCGTATTGCTGTGCCTAGCCGTTACCGTTCTATGTTGGAGGCCGCATCGGCCAACCAGTTAGTGATTACTATCGATACAGAATCAAAATGCCTGCTTATTTATCCGTTGAGTGAGTGGGAGCTTGTGCAAGAAAAAATATCTTCCCTTTCAAGCTTTAATAAAGCTGCTCGCCGATTGCAGCGTTTGTTGCTGGGTTATGCGACCGACGTTGAAATTGACGGCTCTGGCCGATTGTTGATTTCCGGGCCGTTAAGAGAGCACGCAGAGTTAGAGAAGAAGGTGGTTCTTCTTGGGCAGGGCAATAAGTTTGAATTATGGTCAGAGTCTATTTGGCAGCAAACGCGAGATGCCTACATTGCTGAGGCTGGAAGTGACGCTACGATGACCGAAGAATTGGAGCAAATATCATTATGA
- a CDS encoding penicillin-binding protein activator: protein MKSLTGTLRNASTVAAILFALFISGCGTTPVKDQGDSLADSAFINQQISAAEALIDLDQVEEASAILGGLNFNQLSIAQQTRYVLSQSRVSLATGKGQEALGWINNEYAYLLDGLPLEQQIEIGKMRAQALELSGKPLAAARERIFLAPVLSRKDRIENQDQIWFDLQISPLDDIKKLAAQESSPDLTGWLDLAIISHEQNSNMDQLIKAVEQWQNDNKSHPAAKDLPNSLQMLRELTLSQPKQIGVLLPLSGPLEQAGKAIRDGLLSNWYSAKANGQEVPQISFYDTANIEDAVQLYNTAVDEGAELIIGPLAKNKVEQLARHQKLDVPVLALNYTNNSFTKTNNFYQFGLAPEDEAIQIAEDIWLQGARNIMVVSPATQWGDRVADAFITRWELLGGTITSKARFNRPDQYLYSVKYALNISNSERRHIQLARLLDADLEFEFRRRQDVDMIFMVAFPDQARQLKPILNYQRAADISIVATSNIYAGELNQDKDRDLNDVHFVEMPWRLYDSAEKQQASLAFPSSVDDYASLVALGTDAYKLYPRVPQMSVFNDVRIHGVTGLLSMSDNGRIKRQLDWAQIKNGIAIPAPLQEPNLESADDEQTLDVDLENTELENVE from the coding sequence ATGAAATCGCTAACAGGCACACTTCGAAACGCTTCGACTGTAGCGGCCATCCTCTTTGCTCTTTTTATCTCTGGTTGCGGCACGACACCGGTCAAAGATCAAGGCGATAGCTTAGCCGACTCGGCATTTATTAATCAGCAGATTAGTGCGGCCGAGGCACTCATCGACTTAGACCAAGTTGAAGAGGCTAGCGCTATTTTAGGTGGTTTAAACTTCAATCAGCTCAGCATTGCCCAGCAAACGCGCTATGTATTAAGCCAGTCGCGTGTTTCTCTGGCAACAGGAAAAGGCCAAGAGGCTCTCGGATGGATCAATAACGAATACGCCTATCTGTTAGATGGCCTGCCACTTGAACAGCAAATCGAAATCGGAAAAATGCGCGCCCAAGCACTAGAACTGTCTGGCAAGCCATTGGCCGCAGCGCGAGAACGTATCTTTTTAGCACCGGTTTTAAGCCGTAAAGATCGCATTGAGAACCAAGACCAAATTTGGTTCGACTTACAGATCAGTCCTTTAGACGACATCAAAAAACTGGCAGCACAAGAATCCAGCCCCGACCTAACCGGCTGGCTCGACTTAGCAATTATCAGCCACGAACAAAACAGCAACATGGACCAACTGATTAAAGCGGTTGAACAGTGGCAAAACGACAATAAATCTCACCCTGCCGCAAAAGACTTACCCAATAGCTTGCAGATGCTACGCGAGCTAACGCTGTCGCAACCAAAGCAAATCGGGGTTTTGTTACCACTGTCTGGGCCACTTGAACAGGCTGGCAAAGCGATTCGTGACGGACTGCTATCAAACTGGTACAGCGCCAAAGCAAATGGCCAAGAAGTACCACAAATTTCTTTTTACGACACCGCCAACATTGAAGATGCCGTACAGCTCTATAACACCGCTGTCGATGAGGGCGCCGAACTGATTATTGGGCCGTTGGCAAAAAATAAAGTCGAACAGCTTGCCCGTCATCAAAAATTAGATGTTCCGGTCTTGGCATTGAATTACACCAATAACAGTTTTACCAAAACCAACAACTTTTATCAGTTTGGACTCGCACCAGAAGATGAAGCCATTCAGATTGCCGAAGATATCTGGCTGCAAGGCGCTCGCAATATTATGGTGGTGTCACCTGCTACGCAGTGGGGCGACCGAGTCGCAGACGCCTTCATTACCCGCTGGGAACTACTCGGCGGCACCATCACCAGCAAGGCTCGATTCAACCGTCCTGACCAGTACCTTTACAGCGTAAAGTACGCACTGAACATCTCTAATAGCGAGCGCCGCCACATTCAATTGGCTCGACTATTAGATGCCGACTTGGAATTCGAATTCCGCCGTCGTCAAGATGTCGATATGATTTTCATGGTCGCCTTCCCTGATCAGGCGCGTCAGCTAAAGCCTATCTTAAACTACCAGCGTGCAGCCGACATTAGCATCGTCGCCACATCGAATATCTATGCCGGCGAACTGAATCAGGACAAAGATCGCGATCTAAACGATGTCCATTTCGTCGAAATGCCTTGGCGCCTATATGACTCGGCAGAAAAACAACAGGCATCGCTGGCATTTCCTAGCAGCGTTGATGATTACGCCTCTCTAGTGGCATTAGGCACCGACGCGTACAAGCTGTATCCGCGCGTACCGCAGATGTCCGTTTTCAACGATGTCAGAATCCATGGCGTTACTGGCTTACTGTCTATGTCTGACAATGGTCGCATTAAGCGTCAGTTAGATTGGGCACAGATCAAAAACGGCATCGCGATACCGGCGCCGCTGCAAGAACCTAATTTAGAAAGCGCCGACGACGAGCAAACTCTAGACGTCGACCTAGAGAATACCGAACTAGAGAATGTCGAATAA
- the aroA gene encoding 3-phosphoshikimate 1-carboxyvinyltransferase — MQTLALPKLHRAAGEVTIPGSKSLSNRILLLAALCRGQTKVTNLLDSDDIRHMLTALKQLGVDYQLSDDRSECIVQGLAGPLASGQIETLYLGNAGTAMRPLAAALCIGSGEFELTGEDRMFERPIGDLIDALKPLGIDVEYLKDEGFPPLKINAKTLTAAPIKIDGSISSQFLTAVLMAAPLLKQAITIEVIGELVSKPYIDITLNVMQQFGVTVENQNYQRFVIDGEQQYVSPGDIQVEGDASSASYFLAAGAIGGGPVKVHGTGTASVQGDTKFANVLEQMGAKVTWSENWIEVSADGPLKAIDLDLNHIPDAAMTIAVAALFAEGTTTIRNIYNWRVKETDRIEAMATELRKLGVRVEDGLDYISVTPSKEVHGAAIDTYNDHRIAMCFSLAAFATDGVIINDPGCTAKTFPDYFERFSQISE, encoded by the coding sequence ATGCAAACTCTAGCACTCCCCAAGTTACACCGCGCAGCCGGCGAGGTTACTATCCCAGGCTCGAAAAGCCTTTCTAACCGAATTTTATTGCTAGCGGCTTTGTGTCGTGGGCAAACTAAAGTCACTAACCTGCTAGACAGCGATGATATTCGCCACATGCTTACGGCATTAAAACAGCTTGGCGTTGACTATCAACTAAGCGACGACCGTAGCGAGTGCATCGTACAAGGTTTAGCTGGCCCGCTCGCAAGCGGCCAAATCGAGACTCTTTATTTAGGCAATGCCGGCACGGCGATGCGCCCCTTAGCGGCAGCACTTTGCATTGGCTCAGGTGAGTTCGAGTTAACTGGCGAAGATCGCATGTTTGAACGCCCGATTGGCGATCTTATCGATGCATTAAAACCTTTAGGCATCGATGTTGAATACCTGAAAGACGAGGGTTTCCCGCCATTAAAGATCAACGCAAAAACACTTACCGCAGCACCGATTAAGATTGACGGCAGTATTTCGAGCCAATTTTTAACCGCTGTACTTATGGCTGCCCCGCTACTAAAACAGGCAATCACAATTGAAGTGATTGGCGAGCTGGTTTCCAAGCCCTACATCGACATCACCCTAAACGTCATGCAGCAGTTTGGTGTCACGGTTGAAAACCAAAATTACCAACGTTTCGTTATCGACGGTGAACAGCAATATGTATCGCCTGGTGACATTCAAGTCGAAGGCGATGCCAGTAGCGCGAGCTACTTTTTAGCCGCAGGTGCGATTGGCGGTGGCCCTGTTAAAGTTCATGGCACAGGCACCGCATCGGTTCAGGGCGATACCAAGTTTGCCAATGTTTTAGAACAGATGGGCGCCAAGGTGACCTGGTCTGAAAACTGGATCGAAGTCTCAGCCGACGGCCCACTCAAAGCCATAGATCTAGATTTAAACCACATTCCTGACGCAGCGATGACCATTGCTGTTGCCGCACTTTTTGCCGAAGGTACCACCACCATTCGCAATATCTACAACTGGCGAGTTAAAGAAACTGACCGCATTGAAGCGATGGCAACAGAACTACGTAAATTAGGTGTGCGCGTTGAAGATGGCTTGGATTACATTTCAGTCACTCCGAGCAAAGAGGTTCATGGCGCGGCAATCGACACCTATAACGATCACCGCATTGCGATGTGCTTTTCACTAGCGGCCTTTGCTACCGATGGCGTCATCATTAATGACCCAGGCTGCACGGCGAAAACCTTCCCAGATTATTTTGAGCGCTTTAGTCAGATCAGCGAATAA
- the rsmI gene encoding 16S rRNA (cytidine(1402)-2'-O)-methyltransferase codes for MEATAVRRGTLYIVATPIGNLADVTERARAVLNSVDLICCEDTRHSQRLMEHLGCKTPLISLHEHNEREKSSLIVGKLNAGDSIALVSDAGTPLISDPGYVLVNQVVEAGLPVVPVPGVSAVISALSVAGLPTDRWYFEGFLPSKTGARVKRMAQLANNPETLVFYESSHRIVASLEDMVSEFGADRPVCVARELTKTFETTLRGTLEQVLQQVQADRNQQKGEFVVVLGGAKALEQGEEDERAFRLAAELKAVMPPKKAAALVADTFGGQKKVYYQYIINLEQSE; via the coding sequence ATGGAAGCCACCGCCGTTCGTCGAGGCACGCTTTATATTGTCGCAACGCCCATTGGCAACCTTGCCGACGTGACCGAACGGGCCAGAGCCGTACTCAACAGTGTCGATCTGATTTGCTGTGAGGATACTAGGCACAGCCAGCGGCTGATGGAACATCTGGGTTGTAAAACACCGCTTATCTCCTTGCATGAGCACAACGAAAGAGAGAAGTCATCGTTGATTGTCGGTAAGTTGAATGCTGGCGATTCTATTGCGTTAGTCAGCGATGCTGGCACGCCTCTGATTTCTGACCCGGGTTATGTGTTGGTTAATCAGGTTGTCGAAGCAGGCTTGCCGGTGGTGCCGGTACCGGGCGTGAGTGCGGTTATCAGTGCGCTCTCGGTAGCTGGCTTACCAACCGATCGCTGGTATTTTGAAGGCTTTTTGCCGAGCAAAACAGGTGCGCGAGTAAAGCGAATGGCGCAATTGGCTAATAACCCTGAAACACTAGTGTTCTATGAAAGCAGCCATCGCATCGTTGCTTCGCTGGAAGATATGGTGTCTGAATTTGGTGCCGACCGTCCTGTCTGTGTCGCGCGTGAATTAACCAAAACCTTTGAGACCACTCTTCGTGGCACGCTTGAACAGGTTTTGCAGCAGGTGCAAGCAGACCGAAACCAGCAAAAAGGTGAATTCGTTGTCGTGCTTGGCGGAGCTAAAGCTCTAGAGCAAGGCGAAGAAGATGAGCGAGCCTTTCGCTTAGCGGCGGAATTAAAAGCCGTTATGCCACCTAAAAAAGCAGCAGCATTGGTCGCAGATACTTTCGGTGGCCAAAAGAAAGTCTACTACCAATACATTATTAATTTAGAGCAGTCGGAATAG